In one window of Spartinivicinus marinus DNA:
- a CDS encoding TolC family protein: protein MNKTIVVLGILMVLSGCSIHPIPITLKQHQQRLSQDQSALQAKQQPLTQPLTLPEAMARAIRYNLNHRISLLHGALSAKELNTARLELLPKLTAQAGYNYRSNLDASSSESIETGTETLEPSTSSDREISEASLSFTWSVLDFGLSYVRAKQQANRYLMAKEHIRKIAHQIMLDVRSAYWRTVAQQRLMKHIDKVMAQAENALRDSEVIRQKRLQSPFTALTYQRDILLIIRELHILRKNVLPAKAELAKLINVLPSSSITVIEPTAHSMWLPDPPMSLGEFEQHALLHRPELINEVYKERITTAETKAAMLQLLPHLKLQTAGYYNSNDFLVNQHWGTIGIDVSYNLLGTFSQLSRLKVAKEKQNIIRLNRLAMHMAVLSQIHIAWQAYYQAIDEFKAASHFSQIEQKIVHHVRVNARKKRLGKNELLRAELNHLLGTLRRDLSYADVHNTFGQLLVASGIDVLPTTITDNTLTGWANGIEQKMLELGDKITSAD, encoded by the coding sequence ATGAATAAAACCATTGTTGTATTAGGTATTCTCATGGTATTGAGTGGTTGTAGTATCCACCCTATCCCAATTACTCTCAAGCAACACCAACAACGTTTAAGCCAAGACCAATCAGCATTACAGGCCAAACAGCAGCCACTCACTCAACCCCTCACTTTACCAGAAGCAATGGCCAGGGCTATTCGTTATAATCTTAATCATCGCATTAGTTTATTACACGGAGCACTTTCTGCTAAAGAGTTAAATACCGCCCGTTTAGAATTACTTCCAAAGCTTACCGCACAAGCAGGTTACAATTATCGGTCCAATCTAGATGCATCCTCTAGCGAGTCAATCGAAACAGGTACTGAAACATTAGAGCCATCCACATCTTCTGACCGAGAAATCAGTGAAGCCAGTTTATCCTTCACTTGGAGTGTACTTGATTTTGGCCTGTCTTATGTTCGCGCCAAACAACAAGCTAACCGTTATTTAATGGCTAAAGAGCATATCCGTAAAATTGCTCATCAAATTATGTTAGATGTGCGGTCTGCCTACTGGCGAACAGTCGCCCAACAACGCCTAATGAAGCATATCGACAAAGTGATGGCACAAGCAGAAAATGCGCTGAGAGACAGTGAAGTCATTCGTCAAAAAAGACTACAATCGCCTTTTACTGCACTAACCTATCAACGAGATATTTTATTAATTATTCGTGAGTTGCATATTTTACGGAAAAATGTACTCCCAGCGAAAGCCGAGCTAGCCAAGCTAATTAATGTATTACCCAGCAGCAGTATTACAGTGATAGAGCCTACTGCACACTCCATGTGGTTACCAGACCCACCTATGTCACTTGGCGAATTCGAACAACATGCACTATTGCACCGCCCAGAGCTCATTAATGAGGTTTATAAAGAGCGAATAACAACTGCCGAAACCAAGGCTGCAATGTTACAACTACTCCCTCATTTAAAGTTACAAACAGCCGGCTATTACAATAGTAATGATTTTTTAGTCAATCAGCATTGGGGGACCATTGGTATTGATGTTAGTTACAACCTACTGGGCACGTTTTCCCAACTAAGCCGCCTAAAAGTCGCTAAAGAAAAGCAAAATATTATTCGATTAAACCGGTTAGCCATGCATATGGCTGTATTATCTCAAATACATATTGCCTGGCAGGCATATTATCAAGCCATTGATGAGTTTAAAGCCGCTAGCCACTTTAGCCAGATCGAACAGAAAATTGTTCATCATGTCAGAGTCAACGCCAGGAAAAAACGCTTAGGTAAAAATGAACTATTAAGGGCAGAGCTTAACCATTTACTTGGCACATTAAGGCGTGACTTAAGCTATGCAGATGTACACAATACATTTGGTCAGTTACTAGTCGCTTCCGGTATTGATGTATTACCTACAACGATTACAGATAATACCTTAACTGGTTGGGCAAATGGTATAGAACAGAAAATGCTTGAATTAGGTGACAAAATAACTTCAGCTGATTAA
- a CDS encoding efflux RND transporter periplasmic adaptor subunit, whose translation MHSLLIHSIFLLLATSTSHIGVTFNTISAAQHFTKQQSFANASSPIFQQSLIRGIIKSQHQVVLSSQIGGQIIQLPLGIGKAFKQGDLLMRLDCRHYQAEYQATKAKYRAKLKHYQNSQSLLQHNAIGQLEVALAKAELDIAKTSITKANISVEGCNIKAPFSGKVARLLAQPYQSIKAGDAIIEVIDHKHLSVELIIPDSFYFKVKSTTHLIFQIDDSPHQILISITQVSPTIDPVSQTYRAFAQIHQHNNKQLVVGMSGTALVK comes from the coding sequence ATGCATTCATTACTCATTCATTCTATTTTTCTGCTGTTAGCAACCAGCACCAGTCACATTGGCGTTACGTTTAATACTATTTCAGCAGCTCAACATTTTACTAAACAACAGTCATTTGCTAATGCAAGCTCTCCTATATTTCAACAATCCTTAATTAGAGGCATTATTAAATCTCAACATCAAGTAGTGCTTTCCTCTCAAATCGGCGGACAAATCATTCAACTGCCGTTAGGTATTGGCAAAGCCTTTAAGCAAGGTGATTTATTAATGCGTTTGGATTGCCGTCACTATCAGGCAGAATATCAAGCAACAAAAGCAAAATACCGAGCCAAATTAAAACATTATCAGAACAGTCAATCATTGTTACAGCATAATGCAATTGGTCAATTAGAAGTAGCCCTAGCCAAAGCAGAGCTGGATATTGCTAAGACAAGCATTACAAAAGCCAATATCAGTGTTGAAGGTTGTAATATTAAAGCACCCTTTTCAGGCAAAGTTGCTCGATTGCTAGCACAGCCCTACCAAAGTATTAAAGCCGGGGATGCCATTATAGAGGTAATTGATCACAAGCATCTATCTGTAGAGCTAATTATTCCTGACAGTTTTTATTTTAAAGTCAAGTCAACCACACACCTTATTTTTCAGATTGATGATAGCCCCCATCAAATCCTCATCAGTATTACTCAGGTTAGTCCCACAATTGATCCTGTCAGCCAGACCTACCGTGCTTTTGCCCAAATTCACCAACATAATAATAAACAACTTGTAGTCGGTATGAGTGGTACCGCACTGGTCAAATGA
- a CDS encoding biotin/lipoyl-binding protein: MQTLHLRQDLQLFRGPENINGEPSWSLYDPAKNQYFRISWRTYNIIQQQFYSAPSTRNLYEGFQTTVDEINQVKSFLVKHQLVTYSHQRYSPSNSLPLTRLFKHYLCWQIPLWQPDRFINALLPIIKKALSPYLFYCWLLMCIVGSFWIYKQWDVFINSFSYLTQPVGILLFILCLLFTKFAHELGHAFAAAYFQCRTNSIGIAIILLWPRFYTDTSHSWRLVQRKQKMIIDGAGVLTEFFIAGLMIFLWHFLPTGPLQNCAAFIATSGLVLTLVINLNPFMRFDGYYILSDWLAIDNLQTKAFNCGKWFLRKLCLGLTTPCPIKIPINTIHLLVIYAWLTWIFRLVVFFSIALLVYSFFFKALGIILFLLEIYWLILRPIFSELKQWWQLKQFIKKPKQLWVPTIISLFILVLLCYPFSWSFFIPALYLPQQSQQLYAFTTGKVTAIHVEHQQSVSAGTPILSLENPLLNHQIHVSQLKIAHLKEQLRQTIGTNQLLFNRTLLLKQLTQAKQQLNGLQQKRGLLDLKAPYTGTLYWHNPAPHIGQWVNSQYALGQLITSKQVYLTGYSIATTLNQLSDTKSGIFYPEIPELSPIRVKLNQVSAINSPFLEHAFFQSIFGGPIPVRLNQNNQAVPEQPIYPVTFQAIELASYPPRMINGTVRIDGSAQSLITRIYRQILAVLIRESGF, translated from the coding sequence GTGCAAACTCTCCACTTACGTCAAGACTTGCAACTTTTCCGTGGCCCTGAAAATATTAACGGCGAGCCTAGCTGGTCACTCTACGACCCTGCAAAAAACCAATATTTTCGCATTAGCTGGCGAACCTATAATATTATCCAGCAACAATTTTATTCTGCACCCTCAACAAGAAATCTATACGAAGGCTTTCAGACAACCGTTGATGAAATCAACCAAGTGAAATCTTTTTTAGTTAAGCACCAACTGGTTACCTACTCTCACCAACGTTACTCCCCAAGTAATAGCCTCCCTTTAACCCGACTGTTCAAACATTATTTATGCTGGCAAATCCCATTGTGGCAGCCTGATCGTTTTATCAATGCTTTATTACCTATTATAAAAAAAGCTTTATCTCCATATTTGTTTTATTGCTGGTTGTTAATGTGTATAGTTGGCAGCTTTTGGATTTACAAACAGTGGGATGTTTTTATCAATAGTTTTTCCTACTTAACCCAACCGGTAGGCATACTTCTATTTATTCTATGTTTGTTATTTACAAAATTTGCCCATGAATTAGGACATGCTTTTGCAGCAGCTTACTTTCAATGCAGAACCAATAGTATAGGTATTGCTATTATTTTATTATGGCCACGTTTTTATACTGATACCAGCCATAGCTGGCGATTGGTGCAACGTAAACAAAAAATGATTATTGATGGTGCAGGAGTATTAACTGAGTTCTTCATCGCCGGTCTAATGATATTTTTATGGCATTTTTTGCCAACCGGTCCGCTACAAAACTGTGCAGCTTTTATTGCGACTAGTGGTTTAGTATTAACGTTAGTTATTAATTTAAACCCTTTTATGCGCTTTGATGGCTATTATATACTCTCTGACTGGCTGGCTATTGACAACCTACAAACTAAAGCTTTTAATTGCGGCAAGTGGTTTTTACGAAAGCTTTGTTTAGGGTTAACCACCCCTTGTCCAATTAAAATCCCTATCAATACTATTCACCTACTTGTGATTTATGCCTGGCTAACCTGGATTTTCCGCTTAGTTGTATTTTTTAGTATAGCTTTGTTGGTGTATTCTTTTTTCTTTAAGGCATTAGGAATAATTTTGTTTTTACTTGAAATTTACTGGTTAATTTTACGTCCAATCTTTTCAGAACTAAAACAATGGTGGCAACTTAAGCAATTTATCAAAAAGCCAAAACAGTTGTGGGTACCGACTATCATAAGTTTGTTTATATTAGTATTACTTTGTTATCCATTTAGTTGGTCGTTCTTTATTCCTGCACTTTATCTACCTCAGCAAAGCCAGCAATTGTATGCTTTTACTACAGGGAAAGTCACTGCCATACATGTCGAGCATCAACAATCAGTTTCTGCTGGGACACCTATTCTATCCTTAGAAAATCCACTATTAAATCATCAAATACATGTTAGTCAGTTGAAAATCGCCCATCTTAAAGAGCAGTTACGTCAAACCATTGGCACTAATCAGTTATTGTTTAATCGTACTCTACTTTTAAAACAGTTGACTCAAGCTAAGCAACAACTGAATGGTTTACAGCAAAAACGGGGGTTACTGGACTTAAAAGCACCCTATACAGGCACACTTTACTGGCATAATCCGGCTCCACATATTGGCCAATGGGTAAACTCTCAATATGCATTAGGCCAGCTCATTACATCAAAACAGGTCTATTTAACAGGCTACAGCATAGCAACGACGCTCAATCAATTGAGTGACACCAAGTCAGGCATATTTTACCCCGAAATACCTGAACTATCTCCAATAAGAGTAAAATTAAATCAAGTCAGCGCTATTAACTCACCATTCCTTGAGCACGCTTTTTTTCAGTCAATTTTTGGCGGCCCTATTCCTGTACGATTAAATCAGAATAACCAAGCTGTACCAGAGCAGCCAATTTATCCAGTAACTTTCCAAGCAATAGAATTGGCTAGTTATCCTCCCCGAATGATTAATGGCACAGTAAGAATTGATGGTAGTGCGCAAAGTTTAATCACTCGAATTTATAGACAGATCTTAGCTGTTTTAATTAGGGAGTCAGGCTTCTAA
- a CDS encoding DUF4347 domain-containing protein, which produces MKKTNKKITTSSPAFDITSYIELLEPRLLFDGAMTVEADLANDTDIEVDNHEAAQQEAAEHQALLTALEQVNSDLPTTVAFVDLNLKNAQDIVNALDDTITVYPIPADQNGLAIIAKAVNSHHTIDAVHIFSHGRPGELLLGNSTINQLTINHFYTDQLKLLTSKLSDTADILIYGCNIASSIDGQNTIALLAKLTGADIAASTDITGATTKGGNWQLEYQLGEINQQQSVLSSDFRQHYPHILAAPGNIDGGNLTTWLKADSGVTSAGGLVSSWQDQSVNGGDNTVVQGLDAQKPTLLNSNNANAANFNPVLFFDSSGASDDQLLKTMVTGSDLITAANNTIFTVVNVTSAGVVVQWEQINGLFGDNRISIEYQAPNDPRLDFPTDAVTNTIVSNTVSTNYHIVTGVTSAALNSLFVDGLEKGTTVPSATADPTQSGTLAVGTFPEIPSSVNPTMNLAEIIIYNTNLSLANKQQVESYLAIKYGTTLDTTDSDGSIIEGDYKSSGGTTVWDSTTNAAFHNDIAGLAQDDDSALDQIQSKSINTDSILTASGASSQDNSDFFIWGNNNGALTETTTEKPLGVNQRLTREWKVQETGDIGTVDFSFDLSTIATTGTAASDFGLLVDTDGDGDFTSGTINTIVATSYDGTNLTFDNIDLATGNVFTIASSLNQSPVVNNLGGDSVTYNRGDGAQLIDQGNNANVVDADNANFNGGNLTVQFTSGSDNAEDQLAIQHQGNGAGQIGVTGNTVSFGGTAIGTFSGGTGGTPLQINLNANATPAATSALVKQISYENTDTTNPTAGSRTIQYTLNDGNGGNSLPVQATVNINGTPAINNLGGDSVTYNRGDGTQLIDQGNNASVVDADNANFNGGNLTVQFTAGSDNAEDQLAIQHQGNGAGQIGVAGNTVSFGGTAIGTFSGGTGGTPLQINLNANATPAATSALVKQISYENTDTTNPTAGSRTIQYTVNDGNGGNSLPVQATVNVNGTPAINNLGGDSVTYNRGDGTQLIDQGNNASVVDTDNANFNGGNVTVQFTAGSDNAEDQLAIQHQGNGAGQIGVAGNTVSFGGTAIGTFSGGTGGTPLQINLNANATPAATSALVKQISYENTDTTNPTAGSRTIQYTVNDGNGGNSLPVQATVNVNGTPAINNLGGDSVTYNRGNGTQLIDQGNNASVVDTDNANFNGGNVTVQFTAGSDNAEDQLAIQHQGNDAGQIGVAGNTVSFGGTAIGTFSGGTGGTPLQINLNANATPAATSALVKQISYENTDTTNPTAGNRTIQYTVNDGNGSNSLPVQATVNVNGTPTINNLAGDSQIYLKGSGLVPIDTGQNAIVIDPDNTHFSGGQLTVQLITGSDSQHDQLAIRSTSNTSQIRLAGNTINFSGVTIGSFSGGSKSNPLVVNLNDQATPTALSALVQNIAFINNTTLPVPGNRTIQFQLTDGLGGFSSNINTSIDVAKTTAPTLSGSVNSIAEADTDLSPKEPIIKDDDELTTTTTDVQQQLNITTSVTPPLTQANLVTTTQGYQPIGHHNPDTTRTANSLFNQIPVTDQEITQRPVIIGFDKPALGASEFLTIKTKADNTGLFGSLEHSSQLKGQQVVGYSAQLIDGSDLPAWFNFNKNKGIFTGLPPAEVDQISLKIQVKLANGDAVWKEVVINTHTGEVHYQQQTAQ; this is translated from the coding sequence ATGAAAAAAACTAATAAAAAAATCACAACCTCCTCCCCAGCTTTTGATATTACTTCATATATTGAACTATTAGAGCCCCGTCTGCTTTTTGATGGTGCAATGACAGTTGAAGCTGATCTTGCCAATGATACAGATATTGAAGTAGATAATCATGAGGCTGCTCAGCAAGAAGCAGCTGAGCATCAGGCACTATTAACCGCTCTAGAACAGGTCAACTCAGACTTACCGACAACTGTAGCCTTTGTCGATTTAAACCTGAAAAATGCACAGGATATTGTGAACGCGCTGGATGATACTATTACTGTTTACCCGATTCCAGCGGATCAGAATGGGCTAGCGATTATTGCTAAAGCTGTTAACAGTCATCATACCATAGATGCTGTTCATATTTTTAGCCACGGTAGACCAGGTGAATTACTGTTAGGCAATAGCACTATCAATCAACTGACGATTAATCATTTCTATACTGACCAACTTAAATTATTAACCTCTAAGCTTAGCGATACAGCTGATATATTGATCTATGGCTGTAATATTGCCAGCTCTATTGATGGGCAAAATACTATTGCTTTATTAGCTAAACTCACAGGTGCAGATATTGCAGCTTCTACTGATATTACTGGGGCTACAACTAAAGGCGGTAACTGGCAGCTGGAATATCAGCTTGGTGAAATTAATCAGCAGCAATCTGTCTTATCATCAGATTTTCGCCAACATTACCCTCATATACTAGCGGCGCCAGGAAATATTGACGGTGGTAATCTCACTACTTGGTTAAAAGCAGATTCAGGTGTAACCTCTGCGGGAGGACTTGTTTCTTCATGGCAAGACCAAAGTGTTAATGGTGGTGATAACACCGTTGTCCAAGGGCTTGATGCACAAAAACCAACGTTATTAAATAGCAATAATGCTAATGCAGCAAACTTTAATCCTGTTTTATTTTTTGATTCATCAGGTGCGTCTGACGACCAGTTATTAAAAACCATGGTCACAGGCAGCGACCTGATCACTGCTGCTAATAATACTATTTTTACCGTAGTCAACGTTACCTCAGCAGGTGTTGTTGTCCAATGGGAGCAAATCAATGGTTTATTTGGCGACAACCGAATCAGTATTGAATATCAAGCACCTAACGACCCTCGCTTAGACTTTCCAACCGATGCAGTAACCAATACAATTGTCAGCAATACCGTTTCAACTAATTACCATATTGTCACTGGTGTTACATCAGCTGCCTTAAATAGCTTATTTGTTGATGGACTGGAAAAAGGTACCACAGTACCTTCCGCAACAGCCGATCCAACTCAGTCAGGCACTTTGGCCGTCGGTACTTTTCCTGAAATCCCTAGCTCAGTTAACCCAACCATGAACCTGGCTGAAATAATTATTTACAACACCAACTTATCACTTGCTAATAAACAACAAGTTGAGTCTTATCTTGCCATTAAATACGGCACAACGCTTGATACAACGGATAGTGATGGCTCTATAATAGAAGGAGATTATAAGTCCTCTGGCGGTACAACCGTTTGGGACTCTACTACCAACGCTGCATTTCATAACGATATAGCCGGCTTAGCTCAAGATGATGACTCAGCCCTTGATCAAATCCAGTCAAAGTCCATTAATACTGATAGTATTCTCACCGCCAGCGGGGCTTCATCACAAGACAACAGCGACTTTTTTATTTGGGGCAATAATAATGGAGCACTCACCGAAACAACCACAGAAAAACCCTTAGGGGTTAATCAACGACTTACCAGGGAATGGAAAGTACAAGAAACTGGTGATATTGGCACAGTTGATTTTTCTTTTGATCTAAGCACTATTGCCACTACCGGCACAGCGGCGAGTGATTTCGGGTTATTAGTTGATACCGATGGCGACGGGGATTTTACCTCCGGCACTATCAATACTATTGTCGCTACTAGTTATGACGGCACCAACCTGACTTTTGATAATATTGATCTTGCAACTGGTAATGTTTTTACTATTGCCTCTTCACTCAACCAATCTCCAGTAGTTAATAATCTTGGTGGCGATAGCGTTACTTATAATCGAGGCGACGGCGCGCAACTAATCGATCAAGGTAATAATGCCAATGTTGTAGATGCGGATAATGCCAATTTTAATGGCGGCAATCTCACGGTGCAATTTACCTCGGGTAGTGATAATGCCGAAGACCAACTGGCCATTCAACACCAAGGCAATGGGGCTGGACAAATTGGTGTAACAGGCAATACAGTCAGTTTTGGCGGCACGGCTATTGGCACATTTTCCGGCGGCACAGGAGGGACTCCCCTGCAAATTAATTTAAATGCTAATGCCACTCCAGCCGCCACTTCCGCCCTGGTCAAACAAATCAGTTATGAAAATACCGATACCACCAACCCCACGGCTGGTAGTCGCACCATTCAATATACATTGAATGATGGCAATGGCGGCAATAGCCTCCCAGTACAAGCCACTGTGAATATCAATGGCACCCCGGCCATTAATAATCTTGGTGGCGATAGCGTTACTTATAATCGAGGGGATGGTACCCAGTTAATCGACCAAGGCAATAATGCCAGTGTTGTAGATGCGGATAATGCCAACTTTAATGGTGGAAATCTCACGGTGCAATTTACCGCGGGTAGTGATAATGCTGAAGACCAACTGGCCATTCAACACCAAGGTAATGGCGCTGGGCAAATTGGTGTAGCAGGCAATACAGTCAGTTTTGGCGGCACGGCTATTGGCACATTTTCCGGCGGTACTGGGGGTACTCCCCTACAAATTAATTTAAATGCTAATGCTACCCCAGCCGCCACTTCCGCCCTGGTCAAACAAATCAGTTATGAAAATACCGATACCACCAACCCCACGGCTGGTAGTCGCACCATTCAATATACAGTAAATGATGGCAATGGCGGCAATAGCCTCCCAGTACAAGCCACTGTGAATGTCAATGGCACCCCGGCCATTAATAATCTTGGTGGCGATAGCGTTACTTATAATCGAGGGGATGGCACCCAACTAATCGACCAAGGCAATAATGCCAGTGTCGTAGATACCGATAATGCCAACTTTAATGGTGGTAATGTTACGGTGCAGTTTACCGCGGGTAGTGATAATGCTGAAGACCAACTGGCCATTCAACACCAAGGTAATGGGGCTGGGCAAATTGGTGTAGCAGGCAATACGGTCAGTTTTGGCGGCACGGCTATTGGCACATTTTCCGGCGGTACTGGGGGTACTCCCCTACAAATTAATTTAAATGCTAATGCCACTCCAGCCGCCACTTCCGCCCTGGTCAAACAAATCAGTTATGAAAATACCGATACCACCAACCCCACGGCTGGTAGTCGCACCATTCAATATACAGTAAATGATGGCAATGGTGGCAATAGCCTCCCAGTACAAGCCACTGTGAATGTCAATGGCACCCCGGCCATTAATAATCTTGGTGGCGATAGCGTTACTTATAATCGAGGGAATGGCACCCAACTAATCGACCAAGGCAATAATGCCAGTGTCGTAGATACCGATAATGCCAACTTTAATGGTGGTAATGTTACGGTGCAGTTTACCGCGGGTAGTGATAATGCCGAAGACCAACTGGCCATTCAACACCAAGGCAATGACGCTGGGCAAATTGGTGTAGCAGGCAATACGGTCAGTTTTGGCGGCACGGCTATTGGCACATTTTCCGGCGGTACTGGAGGCACTCCCCTACAAATTAATTTAAATGCTAATGCCACTCCAGCCGCCACTTCCGCCCTGGTCAAACAAATCAGTTATGAAAATACCGATACCACCAACCCCACGGCTGGCAATCGCACCATTCAATATACAGTAAATGATGGTAATGGCAGCAATAGCCTCCCGGTACAAGCTACAGTGAATGTCAATGGGACACCAACAATCAATAATTTAGCTGGTGATAGCCAAATCTATTTAAAAGGTTCTGGGCTTGTTCCCATTGATACAGGACAAAACGCCATTGTCATTGACCCTGACAATACCCATTTTTCCGGAGGTCAGTTAACCGTACAGTTAATTACTGGGAGTGACAGTCAACATGACCAATTGGCAATTCGTTCAACCAGCAACACTAGTCAAATTAGACTAGCTGGGAATACTATTAATTTCTCAGGGGTTACCATTGGTTCTTTCAGTGGCGGCAGCAAAAGCAACCCTTTAGTTGTTAATTTAAATGATCAAGCTACACCAACCGCCCTTTCAGCTTTAGTGCAAAATATTGCTTTTATTAATAACACTACCTTGCCTGTACCAGGTAATCGTACCATTCAGTTTCAGTTAACCGATGGGCTGGGTGGTTTTAGTTCAAATATTAATACTAGTATTGACGTTGCTAAGACCACTGCCCCGACATTATCTGGTTCAGTTAACTCAATAGCAGAGGCCGATACTGATCTGTCACCTAAAGAACCTATCATAAAAGATGATGATGAACTAACAACTACGACAACAGATGTACAACAACAATTAAATATTACCACTAGCGTTACACCACCTTTAACTCAGGCGAACTTGGTAACCACAACACAAGGCTATCAACCCATTGGCCACCACAACCCTGATACCACCCGTACAGCTAACAGCTTATTTAACCAAATCCCTGTTACTGACCAGGAAATAACACAACGCCCCGTTATTATTGGATTCGACAAGCCTGCTTTAGGTGCTTCTGAGTTTTTAACTATTAAGACAAAAGCCGACAATACAGGGTTATTTGGTTCTTTGGAGCATTCCAGCCAATTAAAAGGACAACAAGTGGTGGGCTATAGTGCTCAGTTAATAGATGGTTCAGATTTACCTGCTTGGTTTAACTTTAATAAAAACAAAGGCATATTTACTGGGTTACCACCAGCTGAAGTAGACCAGATTTCATTAAAAATACAGGTAAAACTTGCCAATGGTGATGCAGTATGGAAAGAAGTCGTCATTAATACCCACACTGGTGAAGTTCATTATCAACAACAAACCGCACAATAA
- a CDS encoding efflux RND transporter periplasmic adaptor subunit produces the protein MNDINTGIKQPSAKYITNLTRLIQLENQVRQTTSIKALQFLAVNHTRQLLRYDQAFLVFHHRYQWQLVSIANTTVIDSHSPLACIVKAVTQTHSTFFKQPAFNPNIQQLFKNTDNSYRKLIMPHILYHPIRLPTGKLIGGLWLGRTQKKWQPTEQTLLRHLSTIYGHGFQALGVKEKRLIKLTPKRYIVCCIALILLFCFPVSLTITAPAEIVARAPTIVSAPINGVIKQLWVKPNQTVASQQKLFSFETTTLANQYAISQQQLNLAYTRYHQALQISLKKSLVESNIGLYQAEAKLRLAESQFTQAQLAQAEVIATQSGIVQFSSVSDWQGRPVVTGEQVMTISDPQDVIVNIYVPVKNHTVLPDNAQIKLFLDAVPLQPLQATLQQVSFAATPHPAAGLSYQLSASLNNQPKIAQIGLKGTAKVYSESVSLFYYLFRRPITAIRQFLGI, from the coding sequence ATGAACGATATAAATACTGGCATTAAACAGCCCAGCGCAAAATATATAACGAATTTAACTCGATTAATTCAACTGGAAAATCAAGTTCGTCAAACAACGTCTATTAAAGCGTTACAATTCCTTGCAGTTAACCATACCAGACAATTATTACGCTATGATCAAGCTTTTTTAGTTTTTCACCACCGATACCAATGGCAGTTAGTGAGTATAGCCAATACAACCGTTATAGATTCACACAGTCCTTTAGCCTGCATAGTCAAAGCAGTTACTCAAACCCATTCGACTTTTTTTAAACAACCAGCATTTAACCCTAACATTCAACAACTTTTCAAAAATACAGATAATAGTTATCGCAAATTAATAATGCCTCACATATTATATCACCCAATTAGGCTACCAACAGGTAAGCTAATTGGAGGATTATGGCTTGGGCGCACCCAAAAAAAGTGGCAACCCACTGAACAAACACTATTACGCCATCTATCAACTATATACGGCCATGGCTTTCAAGCTTTAGGCGTTAAAGAAAAACGACTCATCAAACTAACACCCAAAAGATACATTGTTTGCTGTATAGCGTTAATCCTCCTTTTCTGTTTTCCAGTCAGTTTAACCATTACCGCTCCAGCTGAAATTGTTGCTCGCGCACCAACTATTGTCAGTGCTCCTATCAACGGCGTTATTAAACAATTATGGGTTAAACCCAATCAGACTGTCGCATCCCAACAAAAACTATTTAGTTTTGAAACAACAACACTTGCCAACCAATATGCCATTAGTCAACAACAATTAAATCTTGCTTATACCCGTTATCATCAAGCGTTACAGATTTCATTAAAAAAATCTTTAGTTGAAAGTAACATTGGCCTTTATCAAGCTGAAGCTAAACTACGTTTAGCTGAGTCACAATTTACCCAAGCCCAACTGGCTCAGGCAGAAGTGATTGCTACTCAGTCAGGCATCGTGCAATTTTCCTCAGTCAGTGACTGGCAAGGGCGCCCTGTTGTTACTGGTGAACAAGTAATGACTATTAGTGACCCTCAAGATGTGATAGTTAATATCTATGTGCCAGTGAAAAACCACACTGTTCTGCCTGATAATGCTCAAATTAAACTGTTTTTAGATGCAGTTCCGTTACAACCATTACAGGCAACCCTACAACAGGTCAGCTTTGCAGCAACACCACACCCTGCTGCTGGTTTAAGTTACCAGCTATCAGCCTCATTGAATAACCAACCCAAAATAGCGCAAATTGGCTTAAAAGGTACTGCAAAAGTTTATAGCGAGTCAGTATCATTGTTTTACTATTTATTCAGACGGCCAATCACAGCTATCAGACAATTTTTAGGGATTTAG